A genomic segment from Rhodospirillum centenum SW encodes:
- the ccmB gene encoding heme exporter protein CcmB, with translation MSIFLRLIRRDLRLALRQGADAATAVLFFVLCVVLFPFGVGPEPNILARIAPGVILVGALLASLLSLERLFQADHEDGSLELLALSPLPLEAVALAKVAAHWLITGVPLILAAPLLALLLNLEAGAFGVLLLTLVLATPLLSLIGAVGAALTLGARRGGVLLPLLILPLYIPVLIFAAAAIDASLAGLTPRPHLLLLGGLLAAGVTLAPFASAAALRTALD, from the coding sequence ATGAGCATCTTCCTGCGCCTGATCCGCCGCGACCTGCGCCTCGCCCTGCGGCAGGGGGCCGACGCCGCCACCGCGGTGCTGTTCTTCGTGCTCTGCGTCGTGCTGTTTCCCTTCGGCGTCGGGCCGGAGCCGAACATCCTGGCCCGCATCGCGCCGGGCGTGATCCTGGTCGGGGCGCTGCTGGCCTCGCTGCTGTCGCTGGAGCGGCTGTTCCAGGCCGACCATGAGGACGGCTCGCTGGAGCTGCTGGCCCTGTCCCCGCTGCCGCTGGAGGCGGTCGCCCTGGCCAAGGTCGCGGCGCACTGGCTGATCACCGGCGTGCCCCTGATCCTGGCGGCGCCGCTGCTGGCGCTGCTGCTCAATCTGGAGGCGGGGGCCTTCGGCGTGCTGCTGCTGACGCTGGTGCTGGCGACACCGCTGCTCAGCCTGATCGGGGCCGTCGGCGCCGCCCTGACGCTGGGCGCGCGGCGGGGCGGCGTGCTGCTGCCGCTGCTGATCCTGCCGCTCTACATCCCCGTGCTGATCTTCGCCGCGGCGGCGATCGACGCCTCGCTGGCCGGGCTCACCCCGCGCCCGCACCTGCTGCTGCTGGGCGGCCTGCTGGCCGCCGGCGTGACCCTGGCCCCGTTCGCCTCGGCCGCGGCCCTGCGTACCGCTCTGGATTGA